CTGGCAGCCCCATGATAAATCCCACCAAGAACAGTGTCCGGGGGTGGCTATTTCCCAGTCACTAAAGTCATCAGTTGGCACTAAGCTCCAAAGCTAGAAGTGCTACTATCTTAAAAGCTGCTAACCTATTGCGGAACCCTACACTTGATCCTAACCAAACTGCTAACCTTATGTCTAACTTTAaagaccaaaaagctaatttcCCAACATAATATCCTTGTTACATGTTACTCAGGTAACATAAACTAAGTTACATTCGGGAAAGGAGTCAGCACCATCTTCAGTGACCGGAGAACAGGTATGCCACATTTTGATCTTTCGACAGATGCCATTTGGTCAAAAGAACATTGTGATAATGTGTTTCGTTTGACTTTTCTTTCTTCACAGGTTCAAAGACTGGGGAAGATGTCACCTGATCAGCAGTAAGTAAAAATTGTAAAGCGTTAAACCATTGTAATGGGTCGAATGTTTCACCTGATTATTCTCTTGTATTTTCAGAACTCGTGTCAAGGGAATGGAACTTGCAGTCCCCACTCAATAATAAAACAAGACAAATCCAGCAATAGTTGTTTATTTTTCATTGTCTCTTCTGTCCATACTGAACACACTCGATGTCCTATCTAATATTTTCtgtgtttatttttgtaaattAAAATCCACCGCACATGTCAGAATATTAGAAGTGAGTTTTATTATTCATAGACATACAGTTTAAGAATTCTCAGAGGATTTGTACCTGGCCTGAGATGGGTGTTACATGAGTCTGGTTCAGAAAATGTAATCAATAAATTAAACATGTGAACACTTGAAAAGCTTGAACCTTTACATGACTTCAATGCAAACCTCCAGCATTGGAGAAATTAAAGGAAAATTTTCAACACTGGATAGATGGAACCTCATGATCTTTGGATTGGAGGAAATGTGATTGGCAGTTAGTATTTGGCTTAGCTAGCCCCAACCACAGAACATGTATTGGAATACATCTTTCACTGTGTATTTACAACTAAATTGTAGGTTTTAAAGAAAGGGCTTGTAAATAACAGCTAGGTTTTGTAATTAGATTTTAGATCAGGAAAGGTGATTGTTTACAGCTGAATACTGAGTGGTTGAAACTTATATTTTCACCAAaaccaaataaaaaaaacagtattttacaaatatttaaaaaagtaaACCTTTATCTATAGGCATTTCAAAATATATTCCATCAAAAATAGTGACATTTTgctggtagaaaaaaaaaagttcTAAATGACAAAGGTTTTTGAAGCAAATGTTTACAGTAGAAATGTGTTATGTTATATTTACTTCAGAACTTAGCTAAATACTTTTTCTCCTCCTGGCAGAAGATCTtacataaatgttttttttttctccagcaGATGATGTTAAAAACCTTTTAAAACATGCAATAACTGTAACTTAACTCCATAATTTAGCAAAATAAGTTGATTGGTGATAAACGGTCAACAAGTTGGTTTCAAAACTTGTCTGTATCTGTAACGATGGTTAACAGTTCTATATAGATGTGAAAACTTGTTACCTTTGGCAAACTTGAATCATttcagacatgctgagagctcAAGGCACGTACTGTGGCAGCTCACTGGTCATCTCACACACTTAATGAGTTCAGTCCAAAGTACCACACCTTTCACTTCCATGCCCTTCGTCTTCCTCTTCAGATGACAAACGAAGATTTGTGTCGGAAGTCACCCTGGAATAAAAAGGAAGAGCAAGTAAGCTAAAGTTTAAAGGACTGCCTAGTTGAACTTTTTTTTAGTTAAAAAAAATCGTAGTTTTTCTTTACGCACCTCGTCCTCGGTTCTGACGTAGTCCACTCCTTCTCCTTTGGCTGGTGCTTTGTAACTGTGAAACACAATGGAGACATGATCAGAAGGCATTTATGCTGTTGCAAAAACAACACCATTTCTAGAAAGAATTGTTCCATGCATGTTCTAAAACCTTGGGCCGTAAGTTAACCAGGTCAAGTTGTGAAGTCAAGCTTGTTCATAAAGTCTAAATTGGAAAATGTTAAACCTCAATGAGCCATGACCCATCCCTATTGCCGCTCAATGGGAGGTTTCACTCACTTGTTTCCAGTCTGTTTCTGGCTGGCGAAGTAACCACGCTTGTACGCAAAGCAGAGGCCCACTGTTATGCACAATAGCACCACCACCAGCACTCCCAGGATGATCCTGGCAATATTGATATCATCTGGGGAAAAACAACATGAAGAATTGATGTTGAGATACCTTCAACTGTCTCTTTATGAAATGAATACCCGGACTACTGGAATGACATGCTTCAACAAACAACATGTGTCTTGTGTACAAATTTGTCAGCTGTCAGACAGACTTACAGATTTCCATCGTCTGCGGTCCACACTCTGAGTGACCCGCGTCGTTCTTTGCTCGGCAGAAGTACTCTGCTGAGTCGTTCATTCTGACAGCACTGAATTTCTGCAGAGGAAAAACCAACAGCAAGTCTCAATTACACTCCGTATAACCGGAGTCCTTTCATTCTGGTGTATTTACTGCATGTGGGAAAGTGCAGGCTTATAACGAGGTTCAATTTGAATTACATTGGGGGTGGAACTGTCCCCAAAATGAGTTGCTTTACTGTTCAGATATCCCTTCAGTTCTCGTTGTATGCTGTCTCCCATCGGATTTTAACCCACGTTAATGACGGTCTTGTCCTCTAATTCTAGTCCTGTTACTAATTAGTTGGCTTTCAGTTGGATATGAAAAGCAGATTTGGAAGCATGTGCTGGTGGTCTTCAAAGACAAGCGgccaatatgaacagtagtaggGTTGTGACTCCCTGGAAGTAAAGTATGTCAGTGACAGCCAGGCCAACCTTTAGAAGCCAGTGTAAAGGTTGAGTGGAGTGAAGGGGCCGAGCCACTGACTATCTGGCTGAGCAGGGGAGAGGGAGTTCAGGAATGTGCCAATGAGGACAGCAGATTCCCATAATGGCTCAAGCCCCCTCACACCATCAACTGTCACCCCAAAATATCTGCCCCTACCGCTGGGGGCATGGCCACCACCCCCGCAGCCTCGCCCTGCACTACAGTGGCCCCTTCCCTCCCAGtcactgcacacaaacacacactcaccaggGTGCCTGTTTCGGCGTTGATCGTGTAGGAGGAGTTGATGAACTTAGGGCTGGTCTTGGGGTCATCTGGGATTTCCTCCTTGTTGCGGAACCATTGGTACTGAGACTTGGGGAAACCCTGATCCTCCACGCATCGCAGCTCTGCCGCCGTCCCTACAGGCACCGATTTGGGGACGGCACATTTCGGCACCACTGGCTTCACTGTGGACACAATCACACATTTAGCAATGGCAACATTCAGCATCTGATTGTGTCAAAAACAGCATAGCCCATGATACACACTGAATTATAGTTACTAGGCCAATGAATGATCTCGGAGGGTGGGTATGTGTTTTTTGTCCCGTGCCAAACCCTGCCAACACTTTCCATCTTTAGCACTGCGATTTAGCGGAGATGCAGTTTCAGAGGTTTCCCCATATAGCCCAGAACACGCCTTTCGGGCAGGGACGGGCCAGTCAAAAAGCATCCTCATACAGTACGTGTGCCAAAAAGTTGGCGTGACCTAAAACACGGTTTCAGCTTACAGCATCGATAGTTGTAACCACTAATGCAGCTCCATTTTAGTAAAACAGAGGAAAAACGAGTTCCTGTAAACTGATATGGCTGTTTTAGGGTCATTGTGTTCTGTTCATTGTGTTTTGTATGTTATGTTTCATAGCAACTTTCAAAGCTTCAAGGTTTAAGACTAACGGCAAACATTTTAGCAGTGAAATGATGAGATGCATTAAATAATTGCAACGCAAATGACTGATGGCAAACATGCAATTTCACAGAGATAGCGGCAATGCTTCCTTCCCCAAACATGCCATTTCAGTCATAGCCACAAGGTGATGCATCTTCGTGTGGGTGTATagtcttgaatttgttctggtttCAATATTATACCACAGTTTACTGTAGTAATACAACTAATGATGTGCTTCTGGTACAAAAAAGCTGGTGATGATGTGTTGAGCAGATGTGAAGAAATGCGGCTGGGTGGGATGATAGACCTACCTCTTATGACGAGGTTGATCAAAATCTCATCAAAGGATCTAAAGTCAGTCTGGTCGCTGACCTCGCAACGATAACTGGCTGAGTCTGATCTTGTGGCGTTGGTTATCACCAATGTCGCAGGCTCTCTGATCCTTGCTCTGCCCTCCAAATCTCCTGCAGGAATAAAAAACATGCTTTAAGTTGCCATTGATTTAATACAGGCATAATTGATGATGAGTATAAAACAGAATGTCATTCCCTCATTAGTCCAAGTTGTTTGTGTCTGTAAGAGGATtttaacatttttggggggtgatTTTGAACCATTTTTGGTTTTGTCACTTTGATATTGATGTTGGAGAAATTAGTGAAGATGCCATTACGACAAAGCACTCCATTGAGTCTGCGTTACCTGAGATTTTCTTCTCAAAGTAGACATAACTGGGCTCTCCATCCTTAATTTTCTTCCATTCGATTCTAGGGCTTTTTGTGGAGATGGACTCTATCAAACAGGACAATTCGATAGCTGCCAGAGGAGACAAGAGGGAATTAGATTTAAGGTTTTTTTTAAAGGAAGAAGCAAAGGATAGATGTTATCTAGTTCGGGTTCCTTAGTGTCATGTCAAGATCAAGCAGGAAATGTCTGTAACTGATTGTCATGTTGGTGTATACATTACGACATTTCTATTGGCTCTTACATTCAAACTCGTTGGCCCATGGCGCATCATTCGTTGTTTTCAGTATTACTGCTAATACGTTGAAGTAGCCTGCAAAACAGGAAAGGAAGCAACATGAGCCTTACTGCCAAACTTTGCTATTACACACACGTGCAATGTCCATTGGTGGCTGTTTGCAGGGCTGTGGTATGTCAGCTGGCTGTTATGCCTGCATTAGGGATGTTTCTACCCAGTCAGTTCATCCAAAATTCCAGAAACTCAATTAACATCAAACCACTCCATCCCCTTGCTCCCAGTCTACCACCCCACCCAGACGCATTCCTCATTCTTTCCAGCGTACCATGACCTGGATCTGTTATCTTCCATTTTTAGTCTGGCGGGGCGAACCAATGCGGGCATATGCAAGGCGAGCTCAGTTTCTGCGCACGGTGGGTAATTGTGCAGGGAGATGCTGTTATGCTGTTATGCCTGCATTAGGGATGTTTCTACCCAGTCAGGTACCCAGGAGATGCTGTTATGGCTGTTATGCCTGCATTAGGGATGTTTCTACCCAGTCAGTTCATCCAAAATTCCAGAAACTCAATTAACATCAAACCACTCCATCCCCTTGCTCCCAGTCTACCACCCCACCCAGACGCATTCCTCATTCTTTCCAGCGTACCATGACCTGGATCTGTTATCTTCCATTTTTAGTCTGGCGGGGCGAACCAATGCGGGCATATGCAAGGCGAGCTCAGTTTCTGCGCACGGTGGGTAATTGTGCAGGGAGATGCGTGTCCTTCTCGGTGCGAGCTCTCCCGTGCCAGTGGCAGCCTAGCCGCCTGCCCgacccctctctttctttctctctctctctctgcgcctgacaCATGTGCCCATGTAGCAGTAATGGGCCATGAGTGCCCTGGAAACACGCCGCTTTGGTCTGTGACAGAGGGATGTACTGTAAAAAGTCAAATCTAAGCAATCTTAAATGCGTTTTCTTCTGACCAAACTAAATTATCTAACATCAATGGCAGATAATTTCACTTATTTTAACGAAAAAAATCCacaccattttcacatatgtagacactggtttggtgctggaaataatgaatatgaggttgaaaagtgatGGAGTTGCAAGTAATTTATCTTACATGTATTTCAAGATATTTTACCTTAAATCGTCTTGTCTTTAAATAAGATAAATTACTTGGAACCCCatcacttttcaacctcatattcattatttccaacaccaaaccagtgtctacatatgtgaaaacgccgtgtttctatgatctgtggttaaaaagataAAGAGTCCAaaaaaatgcttctctgtgacatcacagggtgggattaaaagttttttttaaatgattttcaaaacctgcaacaagtttctagccagagggagggtattTTCTTGCTCCCCACATCACCGTGAATCtcatagtgtttgaaaatcacagttttttaaatgttttaacttATGATGATATAGAACTTTTTAACATTATTGTTTTTTACCAAACGTAGAGACACTGGTTTGTTGCTGGCCTTTTTTAGGTTAAAATAAGCACAATTATCTGCCAATGATAGTAGATAATTTAGCTTGGtatgaaaaaaaaacacattttaataaaTGAATTATCACTCTATAAGATATTTAGGCTTGATTTAGATTTCACTTTTTGCAGTGTGCACTGCAGAATCACACAGAAAGGCCATACTCCCACACATGCATCCCAACCCAGTCATACACCCATGAATAGTCTCCCTGAGACTAAAGCTTAGGCTCAAGTAGCTAGAGGCCTAAGCCCCCCAATCCATTAAAAAGACAGGAGCCCATTTAGAGCCTTTTACTGTTTTAGAGTTCACCATGCCTCTGCTGACACAGTGAATTAGCAAAGCACCACACGGTTCTTTCACACAGTAAGGCGAGTCGGTGACCTGAAGAGACAAGTCTTTCTGAAAGCGTAAGGTCACGGATCCTTTGGTAGACCATTCCCCAGGAAATTCTACTCACACCCAGGCATTAAAGTAGGTGTATTTTCTGTGACACTCACCCACTATCTACTAAGTCAAGGTCAGCTTGCTTTGGTATCATACCAGTTCCCTGCTATCCAATGCACTATCCAATGCATGCATGGTTGAGGGAGCTGTCTGGGGTTGCCTTCTAAAGCAGACAGGGTAAGCTGCTTACCCTAATGTCTCTGAGATCATTACTAGATCACAGCTTGTTTACCTTATGTCGTCAGTTTAAACACCATGCTATACATTGTCCCGCGTTTTGAAAAAGGTGATTATCCGCCCTCGTACATCAATATAAGATTAAACAATTAATGAGATGTAGTAAGGGAGTGATCCGTTTACCCTCACTACTTGGACAGACCAGAcagagccttagatatgcagttttagaaactgttcttcgTCCTGTCAGCATTACATGGCAATACAGGAATTTTGATAGCACGGGCCAGAAGGTTGTAGGTTGGCATACCACTgtggacaagagtaggggtggaaagATCGCCTTTATGGTAAAAAcattgcatgaatctatcatcgTATTTGCAGGTCAGAGAAAAAAATGGCCTTTTAGAAACATTTCACGCATTTGTACTTCATTTTACATATTGGGAGaatattttttaataccacacaaattactGAAAGTGCAGGCTAAGGATGGACAGAGCAATAGGCCTATGTGTTTATCTTATCATATTTCTGcaatgccaaatcagtgtgtcttgtttgcaacgaACCTGTCCCTGTTTGTAAACATTTTTatctgagcatggtactttcaaaagttaggcctacctttccaccctagGCCGACCAACACAGAAAAATGtaagctttaactgctggctactcttcttctGTGGCTTAACCTAACAAAAAAAGGTCACAGCTTTTCGGTAAACACTTGTCTGGGTTTAAACAAAAACATTATATTGTACcgaaagtgaatagcttaatcaattgatagtgacagaattagattacttcTCAAGCAAAGTCTATTTTTTGTTTCCTCGGTTAAAGGTTGTagctcagcctctgaatgtcaaagaaaaTTAAACAATGAAAACCATATCCATCAGAGTCACATCTTTCCCAGTATTTTACAACTTGTTTCTAGCGTAAAGCATCGCCGACCAAAAAGCACTGTTATAGATCAGTTTATATAATCTGATCcattttattttcttcaaaatgTTTAGTTAACAAGGGGTAGGCCTGTGCTTTTTGCCATTTTATTTAATATGGCATACCCTCTCATAGCCCCTCAATTCAAgtcttggttttaacttaacagcccGTCAATGACACagaggtaggctatttaaagagtgcaaGGTGAGTGTAGCACCtacaaatctatggatatagcagcTTATAGCCTCATTTCGTCTGTCAAACtggtaggcctacctcttattttttaaataggaagaaataggctccaacacaaagccctcttgcTGTTAGTAAAGTCTAATTCAAATGAAGACGGTTTAAATGAATGCCTACTGGAATTTGCCTACATTCAACACCATCAGCTGTCCATTTCCCATTGATTTTGCTGCggctgctgcttcaagtttcagcaccacaatgcAGGTTAGGCTACTCGgatctggcttattgtgaggtcaataactctgatgAATACATCCTGAGCAAGAAACAAATTGTTGTTGAATAAAATCAATTAAAGTAGTAAGCTATCAAAGTTCACCTCCAGTCCTCATCTTCGTGCTCTctttctcaaactgaacagaacataggctaGTCCCTGCGCAAGATAGTGAATTGTTTTGGACTAGAcctaatcaacaacaacaaaattgtaagaagcctttgactctcctcctgaactgccaCCCTAGGCCTACACAGCACAGCCGTTGGTTAGACAGGACACACATTTCTTTTTTTATCAGCAAGATCAGAGCAGGTCGaggctcagggttggaatattCATTGCAGTGttaaatgcagcctacttgtaTTTACACCGTCACAGCATCTATgttagaaatataactttgcttCTCCGAGCATGGACTTTGTAAactatagcctataggctatggatcatttgattgagaacacactaaatagcctataggtgCACATGATATTGTGTGCACAgtggagaatcagagatgaggggtggCATCGGGCACACATCAATATATAGCCGAATGTGGCAGtggctacagtccattacggattacaaagaaACCCAAccgtgatctgcccaacgatgcctctctaccagacaaACTCACACATCGATATATGGCCTAATATAGCCAcgtggcaggggctacagtccattacggattaccAAGGAATACCCAACCATGATCTGCCTaacgatgcctctctaccagatGAACTCAATGCATTGTATGCATGCTTTGACAACAACTATCGAGCCAGGTGAGGGCTCAACGACCCAAAGGATTGGGTGATCTTGCCATCTCTGAGGCCGATGTGAGAAGAGTCTTTAAAATCAGGTCAACACCCGCAAGGCCGGGGACCCCGACGGTATTCCAGGgagcgttctcagagcatgcgcagaataGCTGGCAGGCGTATTCACGGTAATTTTTAACCTCTCCTGGTCACAGTCTGTAATCTccacatgttttaagatgaccacAATCATTCCTGTTCCtaagaactctaaggcttcatgccacaatgactaccgccctgtagttCTCAGTTCTGTaataatgaagtgctttgaaaggctggttatggaaCATAATAACACCACCATCCCAGCCACCCTAGacgcactccaatttgcatactgccccaacagatccattgatgacgcaatctcaattgctttTCACACTGCCCTCACACACTTAGATACGAgcaatacctatgtgagaatgctgttcattgactacaccattgtcccctccaagctcatgaccaagcttaggactctgggtctgaacacctccctctgcaactggatactggacttcctgcCAGGCAGACGCCAGAAGGTGAGGGTAGGCAACgtcacctccgccacgctgacccttaacacaggggccccacaggggtgtgtgcccAGTCCCCTTCACCCACGAttgtgtggccacgcacgacttcATTATCAAGTTCACTGATGAAACGacggtgataggcctgatcaccggcgaagacgagtcagcctacagggaggtcaatgacctggcagtatggtgccggagcaacaacctatccctcaacgtcagcaagaccaaggagctgattgtgggtGGGAGCGACGGGGCAGCAGTGGAGCAGGtagacagcttcaagttcctctgtgttcaAATCACTgaagacttaaaatggtccaaacacacacgcacagtcgtGAAGGTGCGACGGTGCCTCTTCCCCCTCGGGAGGTTGAAACAAATTGGCATGGggcctcaaatcctcaaaaggttctatagatgtaccattgagagcacattgactggctgcatcactgcttggtatggaaaTAGCACCGCCCTCCATCACATGGCGCGACAgagggttgtgcttacagcccataacatcactggggccgagctccctgccatccaggacctctagaaggcccagaaaattgtcaaagaaaccaaccacccaagccataagactattaTATCTGCAGCAGCACGgcaagaggtacacacacacacacacacacactgtcactccaacacacacacacacacacacacacacacactcactccataattttctcactcacacataatatgtaCATAcgtttatactgactctacacacccgcACATCCATTCACATACTAGCTGCTGGTACTCTGTTTCTCTTCTATATTGTTGCCTAGTCTTTttacccctgtacatatctatctccatcactccagtatccctgcacatgtaaatatggtattggacctgactttttaaatatttcctgtatatagtatgcttacttaaatacacaataaagtatttcatatttcttaatcttatttctcatgtttttttctagtaatacattgtt
The sequence above is a segment of the Salvelinus alpinus chromosome 1, SLU_Salpinus.1, whole genome shotgun sequence genome. Coding sequences within it:
- the LOC139530661 gene encoding junctional adhesion molecule 3B-like, producing the protein MYGQTEHCIDSKMALTRLACILVLLSTHCYFNVLAVILKTTNDAPWANEFESIELSCLIESISTKSPRIEWKKIKDGEPSYVYFEKKISGDLEGRARIREPATLVITNATRSDSASYRCEVSDQTDFRSFDEILINLVIRVKPVVPKCAVPKSVPVGTAAELRCVEDQGFPKSQYQWFRNKEEIPDDPKTSPKFINSSYTINAETGTLKFSAVRMNDSAEYFCRAKNDAGHSECGPQTMEIYDINIARIILGVLVVVLLCITVGLCFAYKRGYFASQKQTGNNYKAPAKGEGVDYVRTEDEGDFRHKSSFVI